The following proteins are co-located in the Maridesulfovibrio sp. genome:
- a CDS encoding WcbI family polysaccharide biosynthesis putative acetyltransferase, whose amino-acid sequence MEELLLLNEEFSTEYEIHRFTNYTRESIPAKLIAECDLLLYQPLLGTTWGDLASEKIISQLKKEALSIAFPSMLFLNYWPLWSSAPGFDYRDTFLDSLLEKELSESQILHLFMKTRLTNIYDLKEIMDKSISTERIKESRTPVKYVDWILENYRHKPLFNTINHPRTELLCMIANTILEELGMGRLSEQALQNFPPPFADFEQPIHPQVVEFLNLEFGGPQHHYHVYGAELTFEEYAMRYIKCRKNNIDDFIGFLMTAARMEKN is encoded by the coding sequence ATGGAAGAGCTGCTATTGCTGAATGAAGAATTCAGCACTGAGTACGAAATCCACCGCTTTACCAACTATACCCGAGAATCCATACCAGCGAAACTCATTGCCGAATGCGACCTCCTCCTCTACCAGCCTCTTCTTGGAACAACATGGGGGGATCTGGCTTCGGAAAAAATAATCTCCCAACTCAAGAAAGAAGCCCTATCAATTGCTTTTCCAAGCATGCTTTTCCTGAACTACTGGCCCTTGTGGTCCAGCGCACCGGGCTTTGATTACCGTGACACTTTCTTGGATTCCCTGCTTGAAAAAGAACTCAGTGAATCTCAGATTCTGCACCTTTTCATGAAAACCCGGCTGACCAACATCTATGATTTAAAAGAAATCATGGATAAATCAATAAGCACCGAAAGAATCAAGGAAAGCCGGACCCCGGTAAAATATGTGGACTGGATTCTTGAAAATTACAGGCACAAGCCCCTTTTCAATACCATCAACCATCCACGGACAGAACTGTTATGCATGATCGCAAATACCATTCTGGAAGAGTTGGGGATGGGTCGGCTGAGTGAGCAGGCTTTGCAGAATTTCCCGCCGCCCTTTGCAGACTTTGAGCAGCCCATTCATCCACAGGTGGTAGAATTCTTAAACCTCGAATTCGGCGGACCTCAGCACCACTACCATGTCTACGGAGCGGAGCTGACTTTTGAGGAATACGCCATGCGTTACATCAAATGCCGCAAAAACAACATTGACGACTTCATAGGATTCCTCATGACTGCCGCAAGGATGGAAAAGAATTAA
- the thrB gene encoding homoserine kinase codes for MQEWSNEFSEDCSVILIGMAGAGKSTLSPLLAKKLGWEHMDTDAVIESYYGRPLQDIVDHLGVPEFRKTEEYIVSGLGVIRTVVSTGGSVIYGPKAMERLKGLGPVVYLRISSETCLQRVGCGENRGLAIVPGQTLESLYEERIPLYEEYADFAVDTDQCSPDECVEQICEWLKSKEAKKVKDI; via the coding sequence ATGCAAGAATGGAGTAATGAATTTTCAGAGGATTGCTCTGTTATCCTGATCGGTATGGCCGGAGCGGGTAAATCAACGCTTTCGCCGCTTCTGGCTAAGAAGCTCGGTTGGGAGCATATGGATACCGACGCTGTCATCGAGAGCTACTATGGCCGTCCGCTGCAGGATATTGTGGATCATCTGGGCGTGCCGGAATTCCGCAAGACCGAAGAATATATAGTTTCCGGTCTCGGGGTGATCCGCACTGTAGTTTCCACCGGGGGGAGTGTTATTTACGGCCCCAAGGCTATGGAAAGGCTGAAAGGTCTCGGTCCGGTTGTTTATCTTCGTATTTCCAGTGAAACATGTCTCCAACGGGTCGGTTGCGGAGAGAATCGCGGGCTGGCCATTGTTCCGGGGCAGACGCTGGAAAGTCTTTATGAGGAAAGGATTCCCCTTTATGAGGAGTATGCTGATTTCGCCGTTGATACGGACCAGTGTTCCCCGGACGAGTGCGTCGAGCAGATCTGTGAGTGGCTCAAGTCTAAAGAAGCAAAAAAAGTTAAGGATATATAA
- the pyrR gene encoding bifunctional pyr operon transcriptional regulator/uracil phosphoribosyltransferase PyrR has protein sequence MKEQKIILSEKDMARTLDRLASEITERRGDSDNLAIIGIQRRGADLAERLKLILDEKLGRKIPLGKLDINLYRDDWTNLTRQPSINCTEIPFNIESASIILVDDVLFSGRTVRAALEAVLDFGRPRRVELLVLVDRGHRELPIRADYVGKEVVTFEDQHVNVLVKERDDEDKVVIIHS, from the coding sequence ATGAAGGAACAGAAAATTATACTTTCGGAAAAGGACATGGCCCGTACTCTGGATCGTCTTGCTTCAGAGATTACTGAACGGCGCGGAGACAGTGATAATCTCGCCATTATCGGTATTCAACGCCGCGGTGCAGATCTTGCGGAGCGCTTGAAGCTTATTCTCGATGAAAAGCTGGGGCGTAAGATTCCACTCGGTAAGCTGGACATCAACCTTTACCGCGATGACTGGACCAATTTGACCCGTCAGCCGAGTATCAACTGCACTGAGATTCCTTTTAATATTGAATCAGCATCTATCATTCTGGTGGATGACGTGCTTTTTTCCGGAAGAACCGTTCGTGCCGCTCTTGAGGCCGTGCTTGATTTCGGACGCCCGCGCCGGGTGGAACTGCTCGTGCTGGTAGACCGCGGACACCGTGAACTTCCAATCCGGGCTGATTACGTCGGTAAGGAAGTTGTCACTTTTGAAGATCAGCACGTAAACGTTCTGGTCAAGGAACGCGATGACGAAGATAAGGTTGTCATCATTCATTCCTAG